The genome window GGCACAAATCCAAAGTGaaatgcataataaaaatgGCGAACACTTACCGTTTAACAAACGAAGAATTTGCAAGGTTGCTTTGCTGTGCTtctgctttgctctgcttcgactaacatacataaattattgcCAATCAATTGCTTGCTTTAATttcacattattatttatgattattattgcaGTTTATTTTCGGTTTCACATAACACGAAACTATTGATTTGCCTCTGGCTTCCGATTCTTTtgattgctattgctgctactatttgcctcctcctcctactCCTTCTGCACTCACACAAGCATAGATAACATTGACGTCGACGCGCCGTCGCTCAGCTgagctttgttgttgctgcccccGCGACGTCCGCCTACagcagcaaatggcaaattttTGCACATTGATTATTTGGATgggttttcattttttatttttatgaattcgattcacatatgtatacacaACAGGCACGCATATTactgcacaaacacacacacttgaacaGGTTGTAGCcccatttttattgcattgcaCATTCTGTTACTTGCATTTTGCTTTCTGCTGCTTTCCTTGAACTTATTattacacacacgcatatgcagccttatacatacatatacaaaactGTATAACTGTAAGCACTGCAGTTTATATATAACGGCGTATATAAGGCGaaataaaacgcaaaaaaaaaattaaaatgaaataacgCCAAATGTCTTtactttgatttgatttttgcttTGCACTTGTCGCTCCCTTTCTTCGTTAGCACTTTTTTCTTATTGCTCTCACTGCCTCTCGCCTTTATTTGGGTAAATTGatcattgctgctgttgttattgctagtATTGCTGCGAATGCCACAACAAATTGAACCACaactgctgctttgctgctgcaagCCACGAAAACCAATTtcgttgcaacaacaacactttcaCCGCCGTTTCGAGCGCCTTTGGCTGAGGTGCATTGCATAATTATAcgcgtacacacacactcactcgcaCACGAACAACCACTATAACTGTAACATCAGATTGTTTATATATCTCGACAtagttaatttgtttattattttcgcTACGCCTTCGTCTACCGCAAACCAATACAACAGCGTGACCGTAGTtgcattgcaaaatataccaagaatatacaaaataccTTTTTTACTAATTGTTGATGTGGTAACACTGTTTTAGTAATGTTTtgatattcaacaaatttCTGTAAAAGACATAAATTCCagatttgatttttgttgaattGTAGAATTTGAAACTTtagaattcatttaaaatgttttcaaacTTTATAAATTGGTCATTTAACCATTCAAAATAGAAATGACAAAACGAGTAACGGCTTTTCCGTATGGAAACTCTTATTGGTACCGAAAATAAAGTCACACTGGTTCCCAGCTAGTGTTGACCAATAAAAAAGTAATGTTTATTGTTGAATGGACAACACTGAACAGAGCGCCAGTTCGAAAACGTCAGTAAATTCATaagtatttattcattttgatcATACTAATCGCATAGTCAAGCACGTACTGTTGGTTTTTTTCATTCGTACaacgcattttattttataaattatttactaatgcaattgtgtttgcttcttaaattaaatcaattgaaagTTGTCGATTTCATAAATCTATTGAGTTTTctcattttgtttaaaatatacacacatttatatatatttatttatttttagaaagtaATAAGCTATAGATTATTCAACTAAAAGCTATTAAATTGTGGCAATAATCAGTATTTAAAATGCTACAATAAGTTTTGAAACACAAGaacattgaatttaattaatattattatggcTGTTCCACAATTTccaaattgcaatattttgaaaatgtggAACTAGAAACTGACTAATCACTTAATTCATATAGTGAGGGGACTGGAAGGTGAAAGACAGACCCCATGCGattgttatattttctttgtgattttataatttgaattttgttttgtcttgtTTTGGGATAGGTTTGCGCACAATTAAGAGGATAGTTTAGTTTAGGAAACCGTTTGTTAAtagaaaaccaacaaaaagaTCATAGCAATAGAATTGGCAGAACATAACATAAAGggtattaattaaattgtgcgCTAAAGTCGTTGAAATGTTGGCGGTcgattttcattatttctttttctttcactttgcATCCGTTTAAAGTGCGGAATACATTTACAAAATAGACAAttatacatgtacatacatatgtgtatatataatatatatttttctttcatttaatatatatgtatatagatagatTTATTTAGCTTTGTGTTGTATGAGAAGGTTGTGTTTTAGAAACGCTGATCCATGTggctgtttatttatttctttgtttttgttttgtgtgtaaaAGACATGCTTGCACTttagtgttttattttatttatcagtttagttatgtttatgtttacgtttttgtttttttagtttttgttctgttgtaatatacaaattgcaatttgcgtTTAACATAGTTTGTGTATTATGTTCTAGTTTAAATACGCTTACATACGGATTTACCTGGCactatacacaaaaaaaaaaatacgatttAGCAACAATTATTAGGGAATAGcttaaagtgtgtgtgtgtgtgtttgggtgaACGCTCAGTGGTTCTATCGACATGTTTAGACTTTGTTCAAATCTCAGTTATATTCCAATAAAATATGCAGCATTTAATCAAAACTTAATCAGCATGCATACCTCAAGCCAtctgtgtgagagtgtgtgtgtgactgtccaagagtgtgtgagtgtgtgtgtgtggaataTTAAACATAAAGTAGACATATTTACATCTACGCAAGCTAATTGAAAGCTGCTTACAATccgaacaaaaaaatagagaacAGACGaagatacaaattaaaaagaggCTAATACTTAATGCACAAGAGTGAcaggaaaataaaatagtagTAGTGATAAAAGTAAATGGTTATCTAGTTAACAGCTtagcatattaaataaaataatcacaattttacatttatgtatattgaCGGTGGAGTTTTAGAAACTCGCGCAcaagaattaaatactaaaatgttaCGAATTTCGCTCGCTTGGTTTCGATTCGTTTATCGGTTTCTGCTTAAAAATCCATATTAGAATCTTGCTTTAGTTATACACAGAGTGGcgtgcatgtgtttgtgtgtgtgtgtgtgtgggtgtatgtgactatgtgtgagtgtgtgtctatgCATCTGTGTTTTGCTTGGTTTTTGTGGCTAGACATTCACCAGTAGATATCGATCAAATAGAGCATCGCGATGAGCGTCAGGGTTAGGACCACCGTCATCACCACGATGCTGATGGGCCAACATCAGTCTGTCGCAGATTTGCGCATTATTCGCCTGGCGAAGCCAATGGCCGTATCTCAGAGAATCTCACAGCAGCGACAATAACGGGGCCGATGTCCAGTCGTCACCGCTGGCGGTGTTACGGGCGCAAAATAGGCGTGCACCTTGATATTTGGTAAATGATTCTGGAAGACAAAGAACAAGTAACAAAATTAAAGtacaattcaaaaaatatcttaagaatacatttaatatttcattataataataagtatagaAACCTACActagaaaattttaaataaaaacttaaatactTTGGTAGTTGTAATCCATATCGTATTCGAATATCTTTAGCTGATTTCACTTGTTTACGCTAATCTTAAgtagtaagaaagctacagtcgagtgtgctcgactgtgagacaccCGCTACGTATtgtgaatatataatataatataatattgttaataaaagccaaacagtatggtattaattttaaattataccgaatTCTTCCCCATAAATGTAATACTTACCTTCTGTATATACCCCCCCACcataaaatttacttattatcaattagatagattgtaaataaccagaataaaacaaaataaaaattataccgaattaatatagctcaaaaatactaaatatgtatCAATGACTAgatttagtatatatacattcaaaatactcAGTATATGtagaacaaaatgtaccataAACGTACCACATTCGCGACtgaagcaaaacagtgcggtattcttaaacataccaaattaatatactacaaaactAGTATAAATGTCTTATTAtgcaattggtatattgatttaaaatattttcattcaaaatatgtcataaattacaaaatataccatatatgttGTACTAAAACGATTGTTATTCGATTATTAtcaaaaacaaacttgatctgcgtgcaaatataacaattgctgttgaaaaaaattatattaattaattaattattaattattattattatagtctatgagatctaggtgttcatatggacagacagacagacagatggagtcggagatgcctgcttacattcatttcctgcaggcacaaagttatagtACCCTTTTATCCTATGGGTAGCCGGTTTAAATATCgtaagaatatataatattaaagttcTTAggattataaaaaatactgaaaaagtTATTGCAAGATCTAATTTTTTAGGCACTATTTCTAAATATTCGATATCTAAGTCTCGACTCTCTTTATTCGACATCTAAGTCTCGAgatgttttcgtttttctagGCTAATTCGTATAGCAAGTTCCCTTTGCCTTCTTTACCTTTAGCTTGCGTATGGCGGCGCGTGAGATAAGCTGGCAGTCAAATAGCTCGATCCGCTGCAGATTGTGACACGACACTAAATGCTCCAGCGTGCGATCCGTGATCAGTGGACAATTGTCCAGTTCCAACACAGACAGACTTTCGGCCGCACAGCTGCCCGAGGTCAAGTGCCGAATGCCATCATCAGTGATCAATTCGCAGTGCGACAAAgtctgcaaaaaaaagagattcCAACTCTTATTATAAAGATCTTACTATTATTAATCCTAGTTTACACACCAATTTCTCGAGACTGGGACAACCCATGGCCAAGTGTGCCAGCGTTAGATCTGTTATCTGGCTGCACTCCTCGAGATCCATGCGCTCCAAATACTTGCAGTTGCGACCCAGCGCCTGAAAGCCGATGTCTGTGAAATTGCGACAGCCCGACACCTCCAGTGTGTTGAGCTGTTGGTTGTGGTGCGATAGCGCCATCAGCGAGAGATCAGTTAGCTCCACACACTTGGACACGCACAGCTTCTGCAGCTTGTGGCAACTGGCAGCCAGCTGCCTTATTGACGCATCGCTGATGGTCTGCCAAGAACAATCAATAAGACTTTTAGTAACTTTAATGATGTTAATATTAAGTTAATTGACTCACCTCACAGCTGTGTAGATTTAGCACCATTAGATCGGGACAGTATTTCGCCAGGCACGTGATGGCATTGTCGTTAATCTGTTTACAACCTTTGCTGCTGAACTTGCGCAGCCGAACACAGCCACGTGCCAACGCCTCGACGCCATTCTCTGAGACCAGATTGCACCACGACACGTTTATCTCCAGTAGATTCTAGGCAAAGACAATTAAATCatcattaatttataattaatgacATTCTTTAGTGCCGTGTCAAAGcagtttttcatttgcagGTAACTAGTTAAAATTTCCCACTGCCTTTCACTTGCATTTAAGCTGTGAAAAAATTGCAACCTCCCAGCTGTTACCGCTTAATGTCTTGCATTGTAccttaatttgatttatagtTAACTcattagtttgtttttttcaaatatCTTTAACTAGCTTTGGTATGCTTCTTCTAACCACAGAGGTATTGCATTGAAAGTTTGGCATCTGTTTCGAATCTAAATCTAGCAGCTATGTTGTTAAACTCCAGCCTCGCAGCTCTTACCTCTTAATGTATTGCATTAATAGATCAATcacttaatttgatttataatacCTTATAATTAGTTAGTTTTTTCCAACAGTGTTTCGCTTGCAACCTTATACTGCATAAAACCTGCAACCTCCAACCTCTTACCATTTAGgtattgcattgaaatttaGTTAACTTGTTTTCCTCatagaattttgtatttgtatttgttgtaatAGATCtgtaagttaaataaatttaaagtcaaCTAGCTTGTTATCCTCATAGCAATTCActtgcattgaaaatataattccAACAGCTATGCTGCATAAAAACTGCAACCTCTCAGCTCTTACCACTTAGGTATTGCGTTGAGTGTTAGTCAACTGTGTAATTCTAGCTGTGATGTTGTGTTAAAATCAAAGCCTCCTAGCTCTTACCGCTTAATGCATTGCATTAATAGATCGGTCACTTAGTTACGTATGTACTTAACTAGTCAGTTTTTCCAACAGCCTTTAGCAACCTCCCAGCTCTTACCATTAAGATATTGCATTGAAAGTTAGTCAACTTGCTTGTTTTCTCACATTTTACTTGTAGTTGAACAATAATTCTAAAAGCTATGTTGGGTTAAAAGTACAGCCTCCCAGTTCTTACCGCTGACGCATTGGATTGATAGATCAATCAAttaggcagtcagtcagtcaatcaataaataatataaaggAACTCAACTTACCGCACAGCCATCGGATATATATTTGAGGCTATTATCGGTGATGTTGGAGCAGGAGTCCAGATTAATGGCGGTCAGCTTGCTGCAATAGCGACTGATGTCTGTGACGGATATATCTGTGATCTTTTTGCACTCCGACAGATCCAAGTGCTCGATGTTGTGGCAGTGATTCGCTAGAGTTCTaaaagaatattatattaaatgttggCTGTTGGGAAAAATGTTGTCCCTACTCACTTGATGGACTGATCTCCGACGGATTGGCAACCACGCAACGAAAGTGACTTGAGAAAACCGCCGCATCGTTGCGATATATTCTCAATCACCGGACCCTGTCAAGCAAACAATATATGAATATAGCATGATAATGTTAAGTGAATTGGTGGAATTGTTCATTAGGACGCACCTCGATATCACGTTGAAAATcgaataaattgattttttgccAGCTGGAACCGTCTAGGGCAAGTACGTTCCAATATTTGCACACCTGCAACAACATGCAATGATTCATTTAGTCGACTAGTTATACAGTTAGTTAGCTAGTTAGTTAGTCAATGGAGTCACACCCACCTGAGCACAGCGGCATAGCGAGACAACGTCCAGGTAGGAGAAAACACGCAGCAGCACCTCCTTTGGCAGTTGTTTGATTAGCTCATCGTCCAGTTCGTTGGCGCCTAGGTAAGTTTGCTGTAACAACAAATTCCAATTCAATTAGTTTCACTTTATCTAGTAGTGTTGTGTATAGAATTATAGTGTGTGCTCTTTATTATATGAAGtgatttataaattgaaattgtaccaaaacaaaacaattaactCCGATCGTAATTGAGGCTGtcccaaaaacagaaaaatgttCTTTCAACTAAAAGTAACGGAAAACGCAACAAATTAATTGATGAACAATGCTCGGCAcgagagaaagatagagatagaCAGGGGGAGAGTTGGGGTGGGGGCAAAACAGTAAAAAGGCGAGGCGTATGACAAGGAGGGCAATGTACAAAATGGCGCTGCTCGAATGAATGACCGCTGCGAGAGACAGAATGACAATATCAAAGAGAGCAACAGAGAGAAATGTATGGTGGatttgaaaatcaaaagtcaaagcaaattttgtttttgtctttgttgtttttgtttttcttacaGAATCCTGATCCACACAAAGTtggatttgcatttgcatttcttgcATGTTTGCATTAGTATTGGTGGCCACCGTACGcttgctctgctgctgctcaacaATGCACACCTCGTCGACTGCTGGCGATATCGAGGCTGCGCTGGACGTGTAACTGCCGCTgctgactgcgactgcgacgccgctgccgccaccgccgccgttGGCAGCCATTATGCTTGCAATGGGGGCAGCACTGCCAAAGGTTGCGGTGCGCCAAATGCTGCTGCAGATGCCGCTGATTAGATTTGTGCTGCCGCCGTGATaatgattgttgttgtggttactgttgttgttattattgttgttcgtattgttattattattagacaGTTGTAAGCTCAGATTACGATTGGCATTCGCATTATTGTTGCTCTCGCTGCTGTTctccgctgccgctgctgctgctggcgtcgACGTTGGCGGCACACTCAAACTGACGCTGGTGCTATTAGTTGCAGTTGTGCTGGCACCGCTGCTGCTAaagctgccactgccactaaTGCTGCTGCTCCCACTGGGTGGACATAACAGTTCAATGCTACCGGCAGCCCCtccaccgctgctgctgccactgccatcACTGCTGCTGCCCCGACCACCGCTGCCGATGCCGCCGCCAGCGCCGCTGCCGCCATTGGGCGATGCGCTAATTCCGCTGCGCGCAAACATTAAGCGTGGTGCGTAAGTCTCTCTTGCGAAAGCTTCAACTCTtttcaactctctctctcttccgatgcgctctctttgtgtgtgaaGCGTCTATCACTcgtctcactcactcactcacttacGCAGCGTCGCTGCTCTGCTCACTGTGGACTTTTGTTCGCGCTGTCTTCGTGTGAATGCACGATTAAATTATTCACAAATTGCGTCTTTTGATGATGCGCTGCGCGTCGCTTCCCTTTGCTCTTCGCTATCTtcttctgttttgttttgtttgcttaacaaaaacaaaccatCAATGTCTTGTGAGGCAAAGAGAGGACGTTGcgctcctctctctctctttctctcccggTTTCTTGAAATCACGTATTCTAATTTGCGGCGTTCGTTTAACTTTTGTAGACACCGCAAACTTGGCAgttgaattgcatttttttgttgttatttattttaatttattttgttgcttttcttttgctttaaaGCTGCTCGTGGCGCGCACGTGTGAAAAAGAACAacagaaataaatacatattaaatcacatttaaattgttgcccCAAGGTTGTCACACATTGAGGggccacaaaatatataaattacaaacaacGTAAGAATATTGAATTCGCCTTCACAAATTGATATTGGCCGGCCAAGTGATCTGATCTACAACTCGTCCGCTTTGTGTTAGCTTTGAGACTGACGacacaacccaaaaaaaataaaaataaaaactgacGACGACGGCCAGTCAATGACTTTGGCTTTTCCCCTCCCTCCAGGCCCGTTTtcgtatacacacacatactgataaataaatatatatattttaaatgaatgccATACAATTCAGCTTAAATGAAAAACCATCAAAGCCAATTTAAAAAAGGCAATCGAACGTGTTGCGAATTTGAGTAAAGCGcccaacaacacaacaataaaaaaaaaaacaacattcaacattcagaacgacaacaaaaataaacagcaGCTGTTGAATGGAACTTGTTGATCGGCTCAATCACTGGAAAGCTGGAAGACGGTCGGGAAATAACCGGTGAGAGCTGCGCGCTCTGAGAGCATCCAAAGAACGAAGTTAAACGATCTTAAGATACGACATCACATATAAGGAGGGgagataaacaaatttaaacaaatattattttgtggtgatttttttttttacaacgATAAGAAAAGTGGAACGCAGCAGGAAATGTTGACAAAATCTAGATTTTCAATTAATCGTTACAAGGTCGAATAATACGAGTATTTATTACCATTACAGTGTGTCACAACTTATTAGACACAGCTCAGATTACAAAGTGCTAGTCAGCTTTTTTGTAGACAACATAATagttttctttccttttaaatttgcttcgtcatgaatttattaaacttttgttagcaattaaatataaatttatacattcTAAAGCTCTTCTCTATGACCAATCGTATTCCATTAAGAACTGATGTCAATAATACAATCCAACTAAGTAACAATTGAAGATcggaaattgttgttgaagaACATCTAACAACGCATTAGAATTTAATTGAGAgcaatacatatgtatgagtgaatttattaaaatactacatGAAGAAACTCTTATTTGgcacaacaaataataatagccTATATTTGGTCTAATTGAGTACAGCTCTTTGAATTATGTATGCGTTTCTACATTTTTGATtgcaagaaattaaaataattatatatgtagcTCATGTTTACAGATGTATGCATAAATATtctcattcgcattcacacTCAATCAACTCGCACTCAAGAAAAACACAACCACGACTGCGAAAAGGAAGAATGAACTTATGGcccacataaatatatatctcaACACATCTCAACTAGTCTGAAGCACTTGAGTagattcatttcaattcatattcaaattcaaattgaaatttctatTCATAATTCGCATTGCATTCGTACatcaactaaactaaactaaatagcttcaattcatttcgttttattaAGTGCACACTGTTTACGGTTCCCACACAAATTTTGCGAGGATTGCTCAATGAGTgctcaataaataattgagtACAATGAATATCGATTTCCATTAATCATTTAGGAACAAATTATTTGCTACATTGTTCCCataaatgaattataaattgaatacaacAAATGATCTTTAGAattaagatatatatattcatgggTTTTTATGAGAgactattattttaaaaatataagacATTTCGAAacttatttgaaaaaaaaaaataggaaaaatttgctgat of Drosophila nasuta strain 15112-1781.00 chromosome 3, ASM2355853v1, whole genome shotgun sequence contains these proteins:
- the LOC132792271 gene encoding F-box/LRR-repeat protein 20, encoding MFARSGISASPNGGSGAGGGIGSGGRGSSSDGSGSSSGGGAAGSIELLCPPSGSSSISGSGSFSSSGASTTATNSTSVSLSVPPTSTPAAAAAAENSSESNNNANANRNLSLQLSNNNNNTNNNNNNNSNHNNNHYHGGSTNLISGICSSIWRTATFGSAAPIASIMAANGGGGGSGVAVAVSSGSYTSSAASISPAVDEVCIVEQQQSKRTVATNTNANMQEMQMQIQLCVDQDSQTYLGANELDDELIKQLPKEVLLRVFSYLDVVSLCRCAQVCKYWNVLALDGSSWQKINLFDFQRDIEGPVIENISQRCGGFLKSLSLRGCQSVGDQSIKTLANHCHNIEHLDLSECKKITDISVTDISRYCSKLTAINLDSCSNITDNSLKYISDGCANLLEINVSWCNLVSENGVEALARGCVRLRKFSSKGCKQINDNAITCLAKYCPDLMVLNLHSCETISDASIRQLAASCHKLQKLCVSKCVELTDLSLMALSHHNQQLNTLEVSGCRNFTDIGFQALGRNCKYLERMDLEECSQITDLTLAHLAMGCPSLEKLTLSHCELITDDGIRHLTSGSCAAESLSVLELDNCPLITDRTLEHLVSCHNLQRIELFDCQLISRAAIRKLKNHLPNIKVHAYFAPVTPPAVTTGHRPRYCRCCEIL